From a region of the Triticum aestivum cultivar Chinese Spring chromosome 7D, IWGSC CS RefSeq v2.1, whole genome shotgun sequence genome:
- the LOC123170501 gene encoding protein NRT1/ PTR FAMILY 8.1-like, with product MEAAGVESKGSPGDAADPTSKKVRRTSWGCAFILVNNCFQSAAYFGLSTNLVNYLKVQLHSGSKAAANSVTNWQGTSGIAPLAAAFLADSFLGRYWTITLFVLVSVAGYGVVTASAWAALESAVFYAGLYLVGLGGALQPVMASFGADQFDVEADDEERGRQSSFFNWFYLSLTVGSLVGGTVLVWVQSAHGWRLGYGIPALLSVVAVALFLAGTGAYGRHQPPGGSPLTRITQVVVAAARKCDVETPTDAALLHERDGDDGMSEILGSRRLAHTNQFRSLDKAAVETPGDKARPVSPWRLCTVTQVEELKCVLRLLPVWACGIIFAAAYTQVSTTFILQGDTLDPRIGSFHVPAAVLTVFDTLSVMLWVPLYDRAIVPLARRLTGHRRGFTQLTRMGVGFVILTVAMLAAGMLEVARRRVVARNGTYRGTDGAEYVPLSIFWQVPQYVVLGAAEVFTFIGQMEFFYDQAPDAMRSICSGLARAAFALGNYASSALVSVVVSVTTSGGRPGWIPDDINDGHLDYFFWLLAMLCVGNFGGYLLVTRWYNYKKTAD from the exons ATGGAAGCTGCAGGGGTAGAATCAAAAGGCTCGCCCGGCGACGCCGCCGATCCCACGTCCAAGAAGGTTCGCCGGACCTCGTGGGGCTGCGCTTTCATCCTCG TGAACAACTGCTTCCAGTCCGCGGCCTACTTTGGCCTGTCGACGAACCTGGTGAACTACCTCAAGGTCCAGCTGCACTCCGGCAGCAAGGCCGCCGCCAACAGCGTCACCAACTGGCAGGGCACCAGCGGCATcgcgccgcttgccgccgccttCCTCGCCGACTCCTTCCTCGGAAGATACTGGACCATCACGCTCTTCGTCCTCGTCTCCGTCGCG GGGTACGGCGTCGTGACGGCGAGCGCGTGGGCGGCGCTGGAGAGCGCGGTGTTCTACGCCGGGCTGTACCTGGTGGGGCTGGGCGGCGCGCTGCAGCCCGTCATGGCGTCGTTCGGCGCGGACCAGTTTGACGTCGAGGCGGACGACGAGGAGCGTGGGCGGCAGAGCTCCTTCTTCAACTGGTTCTACCTCTCCCTCACCGTGGGGTCGCTGGTGGGCGGCACCGTGCTGGTGTGGGTGCAGTCCGCCCACGGCTGGCGGCTCGGCTACGGCATCCCGGCGCTGCTGAGCGTAGTCGCCGTCGCGCTGTTCCTCGCCGGCACCGGCGCGTACGGGCGCCACCAGCCCCCCGGCGGCAGCCCGCTCACCAGGATCACGCAGGTGGTGGTCGCCGCCGCCAGGAAGTGCGACGTGGAGACCCCAACCGACGCCGCGCTGCTGCACGAGCGTGACGGCGACGACGGCATGTCCGAGATACTGGGCAGCCGCCGCCTCGCGCACACCAACCAGTTCAG GTCCTTGGACAAGGCGGCTGTGGAGACGCCGGGCGACAAGGCGCGGCCAGTCAGCCCATGGCGGCTGTGCACGGTTACGCAGGTGGAGGAGCTCAAGTGCGTGCTCCGTCTACTGCCGGTGTGGGCGTGCGGCATCATCTTCGCGGCCGCGTACACACAGGTGTCCACCACCTTTATCCTCCAAGGCGACACGTTGGACCCGCGCATCGGCAGCTTTCACGTTCCCGCTGCAGTGCTCACCGTCTTCGACACGCTCAGCGTCATGCTCTGGGTGCCGCTTTACGACCGCGCCATCGTCCCGCTCGCGCGCCGCCTCACGGGCCACCGCCGCGGGTTCACACAGCTGACGCGCATGGGCGTCGGGTTCGTCATCCTCACGGTCGCCATGCTCGCCGCCGGCATGCTCGAGGTCGCACGGCGCCGCGTCGTCGCACGCAACGGCACGTACCGCGGCACGGACGGTGCAGAGTACGTGCCACTGTCGATCTTTTGGCAGGTGCCGCAGTACGTGGTGTTGGGCGCGGCGGAGGTGTTCACCTTCATCGGGCAGATGGAGTTCTTCTACGACCAAGCGCCGGACGCCATGCGGAGCATCTGCTCGGGGCTCGCCCGCGCGGCTTTCGCGCTGGGCAACTACGCGAGCTCGGCGCTCGTGTCTGTCGTGGTGAGCGTCACGACGAGCGGCGGCCGGCCCGGGTGGATCCCCGACGACATCAACGACGGGCACTTGGACTACTTCTTTTGGCTGCTCGCTATGCTCTGCGTTGGCAACTTCGGCGGGTACCTGCTCGTCACACGGTGGTACAACTACAAGAAGACCGCGGATTAA